The Vicia villosa cultivar HV-30 ecotype Madison, WI linkage group LG1, Vvil1.0, whole genome shotgun sequence genome includes a region encoding these proteins:
- the LOC131596903 gene encoding uncharacterized protein LOC131596903, translating to MDSNNSNNLNKLFWEVIEEELMDNTDEGLLLSMLEKERQSRSSSRRKRRSVIDRNCEEGHIRLFNDYFSENPVYTDAQFCRRFIMHRHLFLRIVETLGNHDEYFQMRVDATGKMGLSPLQKCTSAICMLAYGSSADIVDEYVQIGESTAIECLERFVRGVNEVFRAEYLRRPNNNNVEHLLQMGESRGFPGMLGSIDCMHWEWKNCPVAWKGQFCRGDHGKPTIMLEAVASQELWIWHAFFGIAGSNNDINVLNQSNVFNDILEGRAATVQYTINGNPYNMGYYLADGIYPEWATFVKTISMPQGEKRKLFAQHQESARKDVERALRVLQSRFAIVHGPARAWHMETLKHTIYACIILHNMIVEDERHTYGGDFDYCYDNAGSNNSTTETFSGPHPNLATRLQRRATLREKQVHRQLQGDLVEHIWERFGHEDDEN from the coding sequence ATggattcaaacaattcaaacaacctcaacaaactttTTTGGGAGGTGATTGAAGAAGAACTTATGGACAACACAGATGAAGGACTATTGTTGTCAATGCTCGAGAAGGAACGTCAATCTAGAAGTTCATCAAGGCGAAAAAGAAGATCAGTGATAGATCGGAATTGTGAAGAAGGGCATATACGATTATTCAACGACTACTTCTCAGAAAATCCAGTATACACGGATGCCCAATTCTGTAGAAGGTTCATAATGCATAGGCATTTGTTTCTTCGAATTGTAGAAACCCTTGGAAATCATGATGAATATTTTCAAATGAGGGTCGATGCAACTGGTAAAATGGGTCTTTCACCATTGCAGAAGTGCACTTCTGCTATTTGTATGTTGGCATATGGATCTTCCGCTGACATTGTAGACGAATATGTTCAAATTGGTGAAAGCACTGCAATTGAGTGCTTAGAGAGATTCGTAAGGGGCGTGAATGAGGTATTTAGGGCTGAGTATTTGAGAAGGCCTAATAACAATAATGTTGAGCATCTTTTACAAATGGGGGAGTCACGTGGATTTCCAGGCATGCTAGGTTCCATTGATTGTATGCATTGGGAATGGAAGAATTGTCCTGTTGCATGGAAAGGACAATTTTGTCGAGGTGATCATGGTAAACCCACGATCATGCTTGAAGCAGTGGCATCACAAGAGTTATGGATTTGGCATGCATTTTTTGGTATTGCAGGTTCAAACAATGACATTAATGTGCTAAACCAATCTAATGTGTTTAACGATATTTTGGAAGGACGTGCTGCTACTGTGCAATATACAATCAATGGGAATCCATATAATATGGGGTATTATTTAGCGGATGGTATATATCCTGAGTGGGCTACATTTGTCAAGACCATTTCAATGCCGCAAGGAGAAAAgagaaaactatttgcacaacacCAAGAATCAGCTAGAAAGGATGTGGAACGTGCATTAAGAGTGCTTCAATCTCGATTTGCAATAGTACATGGTCCAGCGCGTGCTTGGCACATGGAAACCCTCAAGCATACCATATATGCTTGCATCATATTGCACAACATGATTGTCGAAGACGAACGACACACATATGGAGGTGATTTTGATTACTGTTACGATAATGCAGGTAGCAACAACTCAACGACTGAAACATTTAGCGGTCCTCATCCGAATCTTGCAACAAGACTACAAAGAAGAGCAACTCTTCGTGAAAAACAAGTTCATCGCCAACTTCAAGGAGATCTAGTCGAACATATTTGGGAACGTTTTGGACATGAGGACGATGAAAATTAA